A genomic window from Brevibacillus agri includes:
- a CDS encoding cytochrome c oxidase subunit II, translating to MHLHRYEKIWLMLGAGGLALFVLLLCVNAFAMGMAPPSSMEMIDPEQVMETPPFDKPGLKQVGDKEYDAYMTAFAFGFSPTKMEVAAGSTINFHVTSPDVIHGFQIPETNVNFMVLPGHISSASYTFDKPGEYLILCNEYCGAGHQVMATTIIVK from the coding sequence ATGCATTTGCACCGTTATGAAAAAATATGGCTGATGCTTGGTGCGGGCGGACTGGCGCTGTTTGTCCTGTTGCTGTGCGTCAATGCGTTTGCGATGGGGATGGCCCCGCCAAGCAGTATGGAAATGATCGACCCCGAACAGGTGATGGAAACCCCTCCTTTTGACAAACCGGGGCTGAAGCAGGTAGGGGACAAGGAGTACGACGCTTACATGACGGCGTTTGCCTTCGGCTTCTCGCCGACGAAGATGGAGGTCGCGGCAGGCTCGACGATCAACTTCCACGTCACCAGTCCGGACGTCATTCACGGATTCCAGATTCCTGAAACGAACGTCAACTTCATGGTTTTGCCGGGACATATCAGCTCGGCCAGCTATACGTTTGACAAGCCAGGCGAGTACTTGATTCTTTGCAACGAATACTGTGGCGCCGGCCATCAGGTGATGGCGACCACGATTATTGTGAAATAG
- a CDS encoding cytochrome c oxidase subunit 2A, with amino-acid sequence METQIDKLKQGKKSKEKKTQPEQEELKGTFAAVLIVGGIILVGWLGVFGLFLDRA; translated from the coding sequence ATGGAGACGCAAATCGACAAATTGAAACAAGGCAAAAAATCAAAAGAAAAAAAGACACAGCCAGAGCAAGAGGAACTGAAGGGAACGTTTGCCGCTGTGTTAATTGTGGGAGGCATCATTCTCGTCGGTTGGCTGGGTGTATTCGGGCTTTTCCTGGACCGGGCGTAA
- a CDS encoding YcdB/YcdC domain-containing protein — MKRINQSVMTAVAACLLAATPIWTMPPQAEAAGSAQEQLPQQKEFSQEVQNTLDKLKEAIPEIKALRLERKSVGKPSFRNYPHQVWTVLLTDRPETGAEKSRLAYATARIELDAQTGRLLYLDVKNPAWASADYPDEKLAREKADAFLASMLGKDASQFKQSKALSRGKAGIGDGKGAMIEWVNSTVYYQTLINQIALDGNALSVSIDHAGHVIRFDAYNQIRPDEVKWPDPQKAISLEKAKQIYQDKLKMELEYVAEQPTSYSAPGRAEEKKPMLVYQPYGVYRIDALTGEVLDEPDQQAKESVQVKGEGKTIKIASQKEAEQWLKSQFGIDVAGATFEYDDHKDNLREGLQAIESYHWMDFTEKANQAFETITLTTDAASDRLIDFHLYLPERQEQKQKISVDEARKKAIAALQPYLDPAVSELTLFTFRHDEAIPDWVDKSKLEKRNEPREYYFNFQGKRNGIPVSDEFYRVGIDQVTGAVTGLSFHPIHPDIALPAATKLVSAQEAKETYQKEVELELVYYWEQYEDQRAPEPKLVYQRKREDSYRFVDATTGKLIEIKYR, encoded by the coding sequence ATGAAGAGGATCAACCAGTCTGTCATGACGGCCGTCGCGGCTTGCTTGCTGGCTGCCACGCCGATCTGGACAATGCCGCCGCAGGCAGAAGCAGCAGGCAGCGCGCAGGAGCAACTGCCGCAACAAAAGGAGTTTTCCCAGGAAGTGCAAAACACGCTGGACAAGCTGAAGGAAGCCATTCCGGAAATAAAGGCGCTACGCCTGGAAAGAAAGTCCGTAGGCAAGCCGAGCTTCCGGAACTATCCACATCAGGTCTGGACTGTGCTGCTGACGGATCGGCCGGAAACAGGAGCAGAGAAAAGCCGCCTTGCCTACGCAACGGCCAGAATCGAGCTGGATGCCCAGACGGGGCGACTGCTTTACCTGGATGTGAAAAATCCGGCCTGGGCGTCTGCTGACTACCCGGACGAAAAGCTGGCGCGCGAAAAGGCCGATGCGTTTCTCGCCAGCATGCTCGGCAAGGATGCCAGCCAATTCAAGCAGTCAAAAGCGCTAAGCAGAGGAAAAGCAGGGATAGGCGACGGCAAAGGCGCCATGATCGAATGGGTAAACTCTACCGTCTACTACCAGACGCTAATCAATCAGATTGCGCTCGATGGCAACGCGCTCTCGGTTTCTATCGACCACGCCGGGCATGTCATCCGCTTTGACGCGTACAATCAAATCCGGCCTGACGAGGTAAAATGGCCCGACCCGCAAAAAGCGATCTCCCTGGAAAAAGCAAAGCAAATTTATCAGGATAAGCTGAAAATGGAGCTGGAATACGTAGCCGAGCAGCCGACTTCCTACTCCGCGCCTGGCAGGGCAGAGGAGAAGAAGCCGATGCTTGTTTATCAGCCATACGGTGTGTACAGAATCGACGCCCTCACCGGAGAGGTGCTGGACGAGCCAGACCAGCAGGCCAAGGAGAGCGTTCAGGTAAAAGGAGAAGGGAAGACCATCAAAATCGCTTCGCAAAAAGAGGCCGAGCAATGGCTGAAGTCGCAGTTTGGCATTGACGTTGCAGGCGCTACTTTTGAATACGACGATCACAAGGACAATCTGCGGGAAGGACTGCAGGCGATTGAGTCGTACCACTGGATGGACTTCACGGAAAAGGCCAATCAGGCTTTTGAAACCATTACGCTTACGACTGATGCTGCCAGCGACCGCCTGATCGACTTTCATCTGTACCTGCCGGAAAGACAGGAGCAAAAGCAAAAAATCAGCGTCGACGAAGCGCGGAAAAAAGCGATTGCCGCGCTGCAGCCATACCTCGATCCGGCTGTTTCCGAGCTGACGCTGTTTACGTTCAGACATGATGAAGCAATCCCGGACTGGGTGGACAAAAGCAAGCTGGAAAAAAGGAACGAGCCGCGTGAGTATTACTTCAATTTTCAGGGGAAACGCAACGGAATCCCCGTGTCGGATGAATTTTACCGGGTTGGCATCGATCAGGTGACAGGCGCGGTTACAGGGCTGAGTTTCCACCCGATCCACCCTGACATCGCCTTGCCTGCTGCCACGAAGCTGGTCAGCGCCCAGGAAGCCAAAGAAACGTATCAAAAGGAAGTCGAGCTGGAGCTGGTGTATTACTGGGAACAGTACGAAGATCAGCGCGCACCTGAGCCGAAACTGGTCTATCAGCGAAAACGGGAGGACAGCTACCGCTTCGTCGACGCCACTACTGGAAAATTGATCGAAATCAAATACCGGTAA